The sequence AACCTGAAATATGTCCAACACACAAAAGAACAAATAGCACTGTTCCAATTTGCATATTTCAAACAAGATTGAACAGAACAGTCAAAGaaatattaatatcaattttttggtGAAACTAACCCCAactagaataaaaatacactaaCACAagcttgaaatttaaaatcatcCACATATAGTAATACTTGCAATACCTTCACCTTCTCAGACAGCCTGTCCAATATTGTGTCCTGCCTAGGGAATTCCCACTTTCCTGTTGTTGATCTAGAAAGAAAAATGTCATCATCAACTATAAGTGGGTTCCTCTCAGTTCCAACAGGGGCCGTGATGCAATGTTCCAAACCTTCATGAACAGTATTGGACATACAAGACATATTAAATTGATCTTCCAACAGAAGCAAGTTAGAAACAGTAGTCCATGAGAACAAGACCAATAGAATTTGACCAAGATAGGAGGTGCGCACacacttattttaaatgaattaaagctATTGAGGTTGAAACTAATTTCAATGGAATTCAGTATTTTAGATTTAAACTTGTGAAACTGTTAGGAGCCAAGAATAGAAAACAAAGAACTGAAAAGACAGATTTTATTTCCTGACCGAAAATGAACAGAACAAGGAGAAAGATCTCTCTTTCCCAAAGGGTTTCCCCTTTCTACAACAAAGCTAATGCTCAGTTTTCAATCGATACAAAAGAGAATGCCACCACTCCTTTCTACCCCTCTCCTTCCACCCTCTCTTACTGACTAACTATTAGTGTTTGGGAATCTCTAACAGAAACTAAAATACAATGGAAACTACATAGTACATATTTCATAAATATGTAAGTGCCAATCTGGATAAGACCTTACACAGAAGGCAAGTAATTTAGACTCaagaaacaacaacaaacgCATAAAGGCTTTCCAAGAAGAGGTTCAATGAATAATCTTGTAGAGCTAGGACATGTATCAACATATGAATCTCCCCTTCTTCCCACCTCGCTGGAAAAGACAAGGCAACTAAACTAAATTCACAAGATTTTATAGAAATATACAGTGCTGGAGCTAGCTTTCCTTCAAGATACATAAACCCCGCCCCACGTgcttaaaagggggttaaaaaaaaagaagaccaAATCAATAAAGCATTCATCAGATAACAACAGAACCTAAAGCAATGCCTACTTCACAGTCATAATCAACTACTTAACCGAAGAAACTATAAAACTAACTAGCAAAAACCTCTTCTTGATGAAGAAGCAACTTGCGGCAATGACTTGTTCACATCCTCGTCCTCCTCAGAAGAAGCTCCATAAAACTTCTCaccctgagactctatctccatTTGCTTGAGATCTTTCTTCTGCTGactatcaaattcaaaacccctATCTAACACATCTTCAGACAAATGTTCAATCTCATTACTAcccatcataaaaaaaaaaaaaaaaacagtcttTCTCAGTCCATTACTCGTTGCAAACGATACAAAACCGAAACCCCATCATCAGAGAAGCTCAGAAGGAGCAGAAGGAAACGGTTCTTGGGAATCTGGTTCAGAACAGTTGCAATAAAGCAGAGATACCCATGAGAAACACGTGGCGAGTGGGCCTTGAAGGAGCAAAGAGAGAATGGGAAAGTGGAAAGGTTTCTTTGTAACGAGAAAAGAGTTGGCACAGAGACCCACCAGTCATGAAAACACAAAAGAAGGTTTGGTAAAACCTAAAGTTCAAACCCTTTTTACAATCCAGTTCGTGGGTTAGTTCACGTTGCTCACGAGAAGCCGTTAGTCGGTAGAAGGTGCCCAGATAAGAGCTATCTATCTGCAGCGGCAATCTTACCATGGTAATGGAAAATACGACTTAtggtcaaaattatttatttttaaaatatatttttctatcgTAATACAGATGGAAAGTATATAAGAACTTTCTCAGGAGAATCAAAGggatccaattttattttttttaattataatattgaaatgaaataaccttatatatttttctaatatgatttattttatattaaaagatttattacgattcaaattttaaattatttaattaagagaTATAAATTGTTGTTATTGGTTAAACGGACTCATTTTTAGGAcaagtgcatttttttttcaccagattcaattattattttttacgtatttgatattttgatttattatatttaaaaatatggtaaaaaaaagttgtttttttaacaGCTACAACGGTAACAATTCAACATAAGTCAAGAATATTATTCGAATCTTCTACTATCAAGTTGACTCTAGTAACTCAGTCAAAACTGTTCAACAAGATAATTATGTGTTAAAATTACAGCCCAGTTGGTACTCTTCTACCGTGTTATGCAACAAAATAAGATTTGAATTCTTGATAAGAGTGGAATGTGTTCTCATTTAATACCTACTTGTATCTTTTGTCAGTTAATTTCTAAGTAgtattttgcttaaaaaaatatttaagtagtATTTATATTGTCTTCTAAAATTGcacaaaaaaatattctcttCTAAAAATGGTATGAGATATCAGATCTGTTCACGATTATTTAATGCATTTCAAAATCTAAAACATTTGATTAAGAGTATTTTTTCTGTTTATAGTACacgataaaaagataaaaaatattaaaaacttattttttaaataatttaaaatatttaataaaatacttttaatgcttgagtttaacttttataaactttcagcatatatatatatatatatatatatatatatatatatatatatatatgtatgtatcgATTAATGATTAGATAGCAACTTAAAAGGATTTTTAAATCGTTGGTGCATATAATATTTACACTTAAGAGGCTAGTGCTAATAATATTCTAACAcactattactttttttatagaaattttaaaatgtattaaagcctataaagttataaaaaatattaaataaaacataaaacgtACAAcactttataattttcaatcagtttccactaacaaaaaaatatattcaaaagaaTTTCTTCCTATCATTTCTCTCACACATGATATTTCAATTTCACGCTTTGGCATTGCCCATAATCACAATTCACAAGATAGGCAAATGCTTATGTACAGAAATTAATGACTTCCAAATGGTTTGCTTTGGAcccgattttttttaaaaatatgtttttgattttttatatgttagtgtttttttatttttaattcttagtaattttatttttttaattttagtctaggtaagtttgtgtttttaattttggtacatttaagatattttatttatttttaatctctttaggtttgtatttttttaattttaatctatgtaaacataaatttattgggattataaattaaaatattcaaagggattaaaatttaaaaaaaacataataccGCTCACGAATGTTAAGGCAGCTTTGTTGGCTGAAATTGCAACGTCCAATGTTAAGGCAGTCAATGGAAATATAATACTGCTCacgaattttaattttattataataatatgggAAATGTatcaaactaataataataatgaagacGATTATTTATTATATCTCATTCTGCATATCGAGAGATTCATGTGTCACCCTGAAAGTTCCATCTGAAGTAATCATCACTAATACTAGCTTATGAtgaataaaaacagaaaagtaaTGTCCGCTTCTACTTTGTTTTAAAGAGCTTAATTATGTACCATAAAAATGAGAGAATGTAGCCAAAAAAGAGCTTAATTATCATGtagttgttattattttcaGGGTGCCTTTTGctgaaaaagagaataaaaaatgagaaaaataaatgataaaatgaatgagactcatatttttacgctctattttaatttataatttttatctcaATTCACTTTATTTCGGttcttgaaaattattttaaagctTAACAAATTTATGTCAAGGAAATTTATATAACGTCAATGgaattacaatatatatatgactGGAACTAGGGGTGTAATTCGACATAAAGCTTTTCGTCTTTAAAAATAACAGTTGAAATCTTAAATTTCAGTTGTCCCAAACAAATGTGGGGTATGGGTCAATATATATGACAAGAGAAAATAATTCACATATTATTGAAATGAAGGTGTATTAtgtattatgtatatatatagaaatgCAATTAACTAATGAGAAAATAACAGAAGACTGAAGTAAGTACTCTAACAACTTTTAACAGTCATTTACAATTGATTTATCATCTAAAAGTTGACATGTCCacgtttttcttctttttatatctAAGTATCTACACGACATCACATCGATCTTTTCATTTCCCCAAGGACCTTGCCTGATTTATTGCTACAAGCACACATGTTCTTCAAGTTCTTCCACATGTTTCATGAACCCAACATCACTTTTCTTAAGTTCCTTCACCACCTGCAAAGAGAATTTGTCCTCTTTTCTGTCCAAACAGAATTGCACCATTGCCCTGCTATGCTCAATTTTATCATGAAGCCTAGCTACAACTACAAGTCTACCCATTGTGTCAAAGTCTCTATTCAATATAAGTCCCCTTTGCTGCTATATCAAGCTGATCATAAACTTTACTCAGAGACCCTTTTCCTGAAAATTTATAGGCTCTAAGCTTCCTCTTAAGATGCTTAAATGGGAAACTAAGAATTGTTGGTcccatgttattttttttagagtacGTGTTGCTATAACCATGGCTGTTATTGCTACTATGCCACAAGCTGCTGTGACACAGACCTCAGATGTCTTCTTCAAATACTTCATAAGCTTAATTTTCCTTCCCACCTTTTTTCTCATTGACTTTAGACGGTGCAATACTGATGAGTGCTTATCATTGATGATCTTGAAGTCATGGCTTTTAAGGTTTGAAAATGGGTTATTTGAGTAATTGAATGAGTTTAGCTCAAAGATGATCAGTTCAAAAGTTTCCAAATAGTCACCATCCTTAATGGCTAGTGCCCTTTGAATAAACTGATAATTAGAGTGGACTTGGTTGATGCTTTTGAGAAGATGGCTGCAAATGTGTGAGGCCTCTGCACTAATGTCAAAGTAACTGAGCAATAAAGTTTCTGAGTTCTGGTATCTTTGAAAGGGTTGTTgaatcaacaatggaagctatagTTTCTTGGCAAGGTTCAAGGAGAATTTCTGAAAAATTGTTATGGTTGTAGTCAATGGAAGGATGGTTTACAAGTAATTGGACTTTATTGAAGAAATCAACATAGGATTTTGTTCGCAATGCACTATTGTACTCCTCATGGAAGTTGATGCTTTTTGGGGCATCTCTACGTTCCTCTGCATctgtaaagaaaataaaatgtcaaaatgtgatattgatgaaaataaaatgccCTATGGCAAGGGGCATGGTACACATTAGAGTAAAGATCAGTCAAAACCTGTACACATGGTTTAGGAAATTAACTCGATAAGCATACACATGGTTTTAGACTTAGAATTTGGTAGAATTAATGCAAGAATCAGAAAGCTCGTGAGGAGTGTAGACAAGAAGAAACTTGAAACTTGGTAAACAAGGACTGATCGGTTTAATTTATATTCATGAACAAAGGATTGCGTGAAGAAAAAGGATAACTTCAAATTTGGACAAACAAAATAGCaagtttttttcatttaacCTTTCAAGCAGATGTGCCTTATTAATTCTCTTTTGAAAACACCGTACTTCAtcatttgtttgtaattaaagagGGTATTGAttacaaaaaagagaaatattttgGTCTACCAAAGGCTATGTACGTCATTGTGCACAACATAGGATTACAACAATCAATTATCAATCACCATACTCAATTATCAACcagtaaaaattaattgacattCAAAAATTGTAcccattatttataatataattattatttggaACATATCACaagtaatttttcattatttcacAGTACTCTATTGAAGGAATTTTGTCAGTGGAAcccctcttttttatttatctccTCACAATTATATCTTAActaaaaaaacatcaatttttaatatttcttttattttcatttttcatatctCATCTCAATTTGTCACGCGACTCACCTCTATCTAAtcataacacaaaaaaaaactccatAAAACATGAGAACACATATAAAACTAGATGATTTAATTTACCTGATGAATGATGCATGTCCCATCTCCAGTGATCGGCGAATCTCAACCTCAAACATAATCACTAAACAAAAGACTTTCCCAAACCTTATACAAATAATCCGTTTATTGTCTTATTATTATGCGTACGCATATATAGCTTCAAGAAGTAAAACCTTAAATATACTGTTGAGTAACTTGTCAACATTTGTCATCATTAACCACCGATCATCTTCAATCATTAGTTTATTCCTTTTgagttaaaaatcaaaataccaATTGTCTTGATTAATTGTTCTCATCCTCATTGTCGTTATTGTAAACATGCCACGGACCCCTAATCATGTTTTATTGCTAAGCTTGTTGGGTTATAAGTGTGAAGTGAAGTTTCACATCGAGTAAAAATGGAAAGGTTGAACACTTGAACCTTAAGGTTTTGAGTCAGAATGGAAAcgtcttttaataatattatattatttttttagtgtctAAGTAAGaagtttcaattaattttttttgtacggCTAACAATTGGTAACATTCACGAAATTCAATTATCTTTACATCACTaaataaagcctttttcaagcACTTTTAAggaattttgtttaaattgagTTTTCACCTAATCTTGCATGTTACGATCGTTAacttttacattaaatattttaaatgttatattaagaaatatttataattagttgacaatgcaaaaaaaatcacgtaaatgtatgaaaattaaacatatttttttttatgcaaacaCATGTATTACTATTCGTatacattttgtaatttttgcaCATTAAAATTATCCTCTCGCATTCTTGATTAATTaagtacatgtttttttttcctttatctgTAACGGTTGATTGTAAACGAATAATATTTGTACTGGAAaccaaaatatgaaattaaaccTAGCTAGGTGGCTAGGTACAATTTGTCAATTTTCTCTTTTGGTCTTGTTTTATCGTCAAACTTCTTCAACGTTGATATAAAGGagatggaagaagaagacacAGAAAATGTATGCATTAACGATAGACAGGGGTTGGACCCTCCACGTATAAAGAAATAACTTATACCAATTGCCATCACCGATCAGTAAACGACATGACCAGTAGTAAGTCATGCATAAAATTAGAAGCAACCTTTTGCAACAGGATACTCAACCGcataaaagaaaatgcatgtGTATAGGATAGAAAATTGATTTAAGAAtctaaaagaaaaatgctaAATATGATAATCATTCactgattttacaaaaacaaaaaccttAATTAACATTAATGAAATGCataatataacaaatttaaaaaatagtaaataaaaatattcattaaaatgtagtgatggttttcaaataataataaaaaagttaaaaagaaagaCCAAAATAACAATCTAAGGTAATTATGTAACTCATTTCAAAGTAAACACATGAAAGTAGAAATGTATACAACTGGGATTGGGTTAAGTTTAGGTAAATCAATttgatcaaaatattttatttttggtcggataagtttttaaaatagagatatttaatctttttattttagaaaatacatGATTTTGGATTTCCTTctactatataaaaaattaatcatgaacattttttggtaaaaaaaataaaaatacactattgcttaaaaaaataatataattttcaatactTTTTTTACTCATTTCTTATTAGTatcttattgtttttttagtcacttaaaaagatatttttactGCAAAAATACTATTGAAAGATTATATGAgggaaattaatataaaacctaaaaaaagtgtgaaatttaaattatttgataaataatatatgatttttttacagCATAAGAATTTATTTAGTAATATAAAAGTCTATTTAAATTTGTGCTATAGATACattaaattctaatttaaaaatatttaatatattttactaaataatttacttagttaaaaatgattttttttacttttaataaaataaatatttatcatataattcttttacttttattttctttactaattTACTGGTGAACtaacatttgtaaaaaaaaatcgcacactgttacttttaaaaaatctacactggtaaataaaaaatattatgagtataactttttaaataaagaacTTGATTTGTATAACTATTAGTCTAAAGTACTAAGAATAAAAAACTGCTTGGGTAAGCTTCGTCAGTTAGAAgtatttataagagaaaaaaaatagaaaaaatgaaataatttttttaaagttaaaattaactctttattaactaatttataataactctataacttctttataaaataacatgttatgAAGTTTCagagattaaattaaaagaaaataatttttaaaacaataaattagtcTGTCAATGATATGTTGATAAACTATTAAGCGTAATTGAATAAATAGTAGTACAAAAACTTACCGAAAGTTATTAGCACAGATTATTTTTACACTTTAgaaatataatgataattttatctaaCGTTCATTATCTAAAAACatacttaaaaatatcattttatttcaaaatgagtcCATATGATTAGAGGAGGATTAGATTACTtgaatgtattaattattaaaaaaaaaagtagtacaAAAACTCTTTATACTTTCAAAACATAAgcaattttttctaaaataaatattacaaaaaagcATTAATGTCATAAACTTAATATTACAGCAGAtcacaatatataaattaaatccaataaaaattataatcgtaaaacaaaagaaaagaagtaaaacagCCGGCGACAAGGCATTGGGGGTCTCTCTGCAAGTCTAAACTTAGTTCACTCCCAAATCCCAAAACCctaggagagagaaagagacagACAcatacagagagagagagagagagacgttGAGTTGAAATTGAATGATCGATGGCGACTTCGAATTCACGAAAATCAGAAACCTCCCCTTCCCCTTCTCCCACCACCAACTTCATCCCCATCCCCGCCGCCCCCGTCCCTAAAACCGTCGATGACGTGTGGCGGGAGATCGTGGCCGGCGACCGCCGTGAGTGCAAGGAGGAGGCCCCCGACGACGACTACGACAAGGAGATGATGACCCTCGAGGACTTCCTCGCCAAGGCCGACCAAGACCAAGAACCCGACtacgacaacaacaacatcaagatgCCAATGCCACTCACCGAGAGGCTCGGCAGCGGCACCCTCTTCTCCTTCGACCACCTTCCCACGACGCCGTTTCACGACTCCGCCGCCGCAGAAGGCTCCGTCATAGGCTTCGGAAACGGCGTCGAGGTCGTCGAAGGGGGGAGGGTTAAAAGACGGCGTCCCGTTTTGGAGCAGTTGGATAAGGCCGCGCAGCAGAGACAGAGGAGGATGATAAAAAACAGAGAATCTGCTGCTAGGTCCAGGGAACGCAAGCAGGTatatatttactaattttaatatgatttgtgtgtttgtgttgtgtTTTGTGATGTGAATTTCGCTGTTTCAGGCATACCAAGTGGAATTGGAGTCCTTGGCGGTGAAACTAGAGGAGGAAAATGACAAGCTCTTGAAGGAAAAGGTGCTCTTCttatgtgttttttaatttttgtccaGAGGATAATACTTTCATAAGTCATGCTAgtatttgtcttttttgtaaTCATCGCTGGGGACAATAAGTATTTGCTCTGTGTTGAACTTGAAACCCTTCCGGTGCTGACTTTTCGTTTCATTTTGTTGGCTTGATTGGGTATTTTGGCCTGTCTTTGTTCCCTGACATGGTTTCATTACTCTGCTGTTGGGTGCGATCCATTAATATTTGGGACTGCTGATTGCATTCATGGGTTTACAAGTTTTCAAGTCCTCTTTCTATTGCTCTCGTCATAAATGAGTTTACACTTTACACTATCATTCTCAATTTCTCATCCAATCAGAGCTATCCTTGCTCTAGTTTATCAGCATGTGGTTGGAGTAAATGTTTTTGAAACCATGGGTATTTCTAGTGGGGTTCTACTCTTAATTTCCTTAatactttttcaattttggaTCCAATTCTAGTatctctccccccccccccccctccccccccccctccctctCTTCTACATTTTAGACGAGTCTCTTATTCTGGTTTTGAGATGAGTTTTGAAAAATGTGGTATGCTTGGTAATAGTAATGAAGAAAATTCAGATAATCTATAACCATTTTATTGTGTTTGTACTATGTTTAGGATACATCTGATGATTCTTTTTGTCATATTTTGTGAGTAATGATTGTTGTTACCttttatgtatgattttaaccctgatttttttattcagaaaatccCGTATTCCTACTGCtactataaattataattagtgtGCTAACTTCACTGTTGTTTATAAACAGAAATATTGCCCTGCTCATTGCTGAAAACATTTTGTTATTGAGTCTTCACTCTACCAAGCAAGAAAGCTTTTTTTTGTCTCAGAATTCATCTCTAAATCTGTCATTCCCGATTTCTATTCTCTCAACACATGCTACTGTGCTTTTTTTCCTTGCTAGCATGTTTAAATTTGGAATGTTTCTTCAACCCACATTTTGGACCGAATGTTCCCAAAACAGGGGATGTAAGTGGTTTGAGTGTAGCCTGTAATACAAgttctaattttgtttgttgtatTTCTCGTTGCCTTTCCAGCTTTAGATTTTATTATGGATTTTTCCCGTTGATCTCTGACTGAACATATTTTTTGTGCAGGCTGAGAGGAAAAAGGAGAGGTACAAGCAGGTACTGATTTGTTCTTAAAACTTGATTTGCATATTGCTTTGAAGAAATTCTTTCCCAGTTGATACTCTAGCTGAAGGGTACAGGTTACATGCTACTGACAGAATATGTTATCGATGAACATTTCTTCTAGATTTTTTGCCTATGGCAACGTGACtggtaattattaattaatcatgaATGCACATATGTTTTATTGATTCTTGAAGGTTGCT comes from Glycine soja cultivar W05 chromosome 20, ASM419377v2, whole genome shotgun sequence and encodes:
- the LOC114401443 gene encoding G-box-binding factor 4-like isoform X1; this translates as MATSNSRKSETSPSPSPTTNFIPIPAAPVPKTVDDVWREIVAGDRRECKEEAPDDDYDKEMMTLEDFLAKADQDQEPDYDNNNIKMPMPLTERLGSGTLFSFDHLPTTPFHDSAAAEGSVIGFGNGVEVVEGGRVKRRRPVLEQLDKAAQQRQRRMIKNRESAARSRERKQAYQVELESLAVKLEEENDKLLKEKAERKKERYKQNMLSMNISSRFFAYGNVTANGKSTPYRAEAKATMYTP
- the LOC114401443 gene encoding G-box-binding factor 4-like isoform X2 translates to MATSNSRKSETSPSPSPTTNFIPIPAAPVPKTVDDVWREIVAGDRRECKEEAPDDDYDKEMMTLEDFLAKADQDQEPDYDNNNIKMPMPLTERLGSGTLFSFDHLPTTPFHDSAAAEGSVIGFGNGVEVVEGGRVKRRRPVLEQLDKAAQQRQRRMIKNRESAARSRERKQAYQVELESLAVKLEEENDKLLKEKAERKKERYKQLMEKVLPIAQKQKPPCILRRARSLQW